One genomic region from Fulvitalea axinellae encodes:
- a CDS encoding tyrosine-protein phosphatase, translated as MGLDYSDGCVNFRDVGEFVNLIYGEELLNENILFRGGSIDFVDHRNEIGNASSIINLRNGPDSMVFESDYLHFPMSNKIEKYDTSQKEVRVWLNQIIKIFETPDLEFPVLIHCLSGKDRTGIVVGAILLIIGIEWEIIIEEYLLSEGDVKAEWISLALNGMGDIENYFNRINFERAQENLKAKLVSAN; from the coding sequence ATGGGATTAGATTATTCGGATGGGTGCGTGAATTTCAGAGATGTAGGTGAGTTTGTGAATTTAATATACGGGGAAGAGTTATTAAACGAGAATATCCTCTTTAGGGGAGGTAGTATTGATTTCGTTGATCACCGAAATGAAATTGGAAATGCGTCTTCAATAATAAACCTGAGAAACGGTCCAGATTCAATGGTTTTCGAATCAGACTATTTGCATTTTCCGATGTCAAACAAAATTGAAAAATATGATACAAGCCAGAAAGAAGTAAGGGTTTGGCTGAATCAAATTATCAAGATATTCGAAACCCCTGACCTAGAGTTCCCTGTACTGATTCACTGTTTATCCGGAAAAGACAGGACGGGTATTGTAGTCGGTGCAATACTCTTAATAATTGGTATTGAATGGGAAATAATAATAGAGGAGTATCTTTTGAGTGAAGGGGATGTGAAGGCTGAATGGATAAGCTTGGCGCTTAATGGAATGGGGGATATCGAAAACTATTTCAATAGAATTAATTTCGAAAGGGCCCAAGAGAATTTAAAAGCGAAACTGGTTAGTGCTAACTGA
- a CDS encoding SUMF1/EgtB/PvdO family nonheme iron enzyme → MHIILNSAINNYLITMVRHGLFKAFRRNAHWIGTSLFAFLLMFPFLAQAGRGKDKGYYVKKDTWASTLVASKKAYVDFIEKLNFTPVASVVKKQKDKPSAISADISDLNTMVLVVHGDKNGNGYDHGIWGNAKLIDRKGNVTWLDDIDWESAKVGARRPMKGASLLGEKANVGGKVFEHCIGAHAYSEIVYKLDKKYVRFEAEVGIDTRGGNWRSSAKFMVLAATPGSVLSKVAKDFPNEAYLFSKYAKGSADKYLDTPGTEFERKIVNKALGDLDDDKFFRDQALKLKGQNAGAEAFLNLFTKVNSVVEAQDRLSMLDFEAMRLSIENMSKEFKGKYNGKKYLGELQRKEAEYDKVKKDLYRGEASAIEWIAKTETFKREALMANPLLDFDKLLVVRHKLGNKARSKYPNAPDMALPKNNWKTIGSTSSPDKGWDAQIAVLSNLRGDVDSKTIYKPEKPHAITDLDLHFDADKIMFTSATDKGRWGLFEVDSDGSNLRQISPTKYDDLDFYDACYLPDGKVAMVSNVSMQGVPCVNGSDPVGSMCKLDPETRKFKQINFGQDNDWDPVVLPNGRIMYLRWEYTDNVHYYTRVLMHMNPDGTGKKEYYGSASYWPNTIFDAKPIPGHKTKLIGIVSGHHGVGRSGELVIFDPAVGRFEADGAIQRIPGRGKKIVPIVKDRLVDGVWPQFVNPYPLDGNYFLVTGKMKPGGLWGLYLVDTFDNITLVKEYEGEGIRDVFPMRKRKTPPVIPSKVNPTKKDATVYVADIYEGRGMKGVARGTVKSIRVFAYKFAYNRSKSNNDAMGVESAWDVKRVLGTVPVYEDGSAMFKIPANTAISLQPLDEHGQAMQVMRSWLTAMPGETLSCIGCHEDQNTVPVPKRTIASTKSPVEITPFYGDVRPFSFVNEVQPVLDAKCVGCHNGNDPELPNFADKSTLPYRNVSRSYFDLQKFVRRPGPESDLNVLTPMDFHASTSELVSKLNKGHHNVKLTQEERDRLITWIDLNVPYHADFLGVTEYRGNNQKDRRVELMKEINNMEYTAEVELAKANAAREARGPIEPILPEPVPAPKYKKVKARNWPFDTSKAKAMQAKAGSETKTIDLGNGQSIELVKIPAGEFVMGSEDVDAEALPKTRIKVKKSYWMAKYEVSNGQVRALLPEHNSRVMDQHWKDHTRPGYEANRNDQPAIRVTWQQANEFCELLSKKTGLKVKLPTEAQWEWACRAGSDSDMAYGDPTANFTAYANLADESLRDMAVMGVDPKPISRKRSDFKFHDYLPKVEGMDDGAMLQSVPGKYKPNAWGLYDMHGNVAEWTRSDYIPYPYTNKDGRNDGNLKTAKVIRGGSFMERPREAAAGYRKGYPTWQQVYNVGFRIVIEE, encoded by the coding sequence ATGCATATTATCCTGAACTCGGCAATCAACAATTATCTAATAACAATGGTAAGACACGGACTTTTTAAGGCATTTAGAAGAAATGCCCACTGGATCGGGACATCGCTGTTCGCGTTTCTCCTGATGTTCCCCTTTCTGGCGCAGGCCGGCAGAGGCAAGGACAAGGGCTATTATGTGAAAAAGGACACTTGGGCTTCGACCTTGGTGGCCAGCAAAAAGGCTTATGTCGATTTTATCGAAAAGCTCAACTTTACCCCTGTCGCTTCGGTGGTGAAGAAACAGAAGGACAAGCCCTCGGCCATTTCGGCCGATATCAGCGACCTGAATACGATGGTATTGGTTGTTCATGGCGACAAAAACGGCAACGGCTACGATCACGGGATCTGGGGCAACGCCAAACTGATCGACAGAAAAGGCAACGTCACTTGGCTTGACGATATCGACTGGGAATCCGCGAAAGTGGGTGCCAGAAGGCCGATGAAGGGCGCCAGCCTTTTGGGCGAGAAAGCCAACGTGGGCGGAAAAGTGTTCGAGCACTGTATAGGCGCTCACGCTTACAGCGAAATCGTTTATAAGCTCGACAAAAAGTACGTGCGCTTCGAGGCCGAAGTGGGAATCGATACCCGTGGCGGTAATTGGAGAAGCAGCGCTAAATTTATGGTCCTCGCCGCTACGCCGGGCTCGGTGCTGAGTAAAGTGGCCAAGGATTTCCCAAACGAGGCTTACCTCTTTAGCAAATACGCCAAAGGTTCCGCCGACAAGTACTTGGACACTCCGGGAACGGAATTCGAGCGCAAGATCGTTAACAAGGCCTTGGGTGACCTCGACGACGACAAATTTTTCAGAGACCAGGCCCTAAAGCTGAAAGGGCAAAACGCCGGAGCGGAAGCGTTCCTCAATCTTTTTACAAAGGTCAACAGCGTTGTTGAGGCGCAAGACCGCCTTTCCATGCTCGATTTCGAGGCGATGCGCCTTTCTATCGAGAACATGAGCAAAGAGTTCAAAGGAAAATATAACGGAAAAAAATACCTGGGCGAGCTTCAGCGCAAAGAGGCTGAATATGATAAAGTAAAGAAAGATCTTTATCGTGGAGAAGCCAGCGCTATCGAGTGGATCGCCAAGACCGAGACGTTCAAGCGCGAGGCTTTGATGGCCAATCCGTTGCTTGATTTTGACAAGCTTTTGGTTGTTCGCCATAAATTGGGCAACAAAGCCAGATCCAAGTACCCTAACGCTCCGGATATGGCTTTGCCGAAAAACAACTGGAAGACCATCGGCTCTACCAGTAGCCCGGACAAGGGTTGGGATGCGCAAATCGCCGTACTCTCTAATCTGAGAGGCGACGTGGATTCGAAGACTATCTATAAGCCGGAGAAACCGCATGCGATCACCGATTTGGATTTGCACTTCGACGCCGACAAAATCATGTTTACTTCGGCTACGGACAAAGGCCGCTGGGGACTTTTCGAAGTGGATTCAGACGGATCCAACCTCCGCCAGATCTCCCCTACCAAATACGACGACCTTGACTTCTACGACGCCTGCTACCTTCCGGACGGAAAAGTGGCTATGGTATCGAACGTTTCTATGCAGGGTGTACCTTGCGTAAACGGCTCCGACCCTGTGGGCAGTATGTGTAAGCTTGATCCGGAGACCCGTAAGTTCAAGCAGATCAACTTTGGTCAGGATAATGACTGGGATCCTGTAGTGCTTCCGAACGGACGTATTATGTACCTGCGTTGGGAATACACAGACAACGTGCACTACTACACCCGCGTATTGATGCATATGAATCCGGACGGAACCGGAAAAAAAGAATATTACGGCAGCGCCTCGTACTGGCCAAACACCATCTTCGACGCCAAGCCGATTCCGGGACATAAGACCAAGCTTATCGGTATCGTATCGGGCCACCACGGCGTTGGACGTTCGGGCGAGCTCGTAATCTTCGATCCGGCCGTAGGACGTTTCGAAGCCGACGGCGCTATCCAGAGAATCCCGGGCAGGGGCAAGAAAATCGTTCCTATCGTAAAAGACCGTTTGGTTGACGGCGTATGGCCACAGTTCGTAAACCCTTATCCGCTTGACGGAAACTACTTCCTGGTTACGGGCAAAATGAAGCCGGGCGGACTCTGGGGACTCTACCTAGTCGATACTTTTGATAATATCACTCTTGTAAAGGAATATGAAGGCGAAGGTATCCGCGACGTGTTCCCGATGCGCAAGCGCAAAACTCCGCCGGTAATTCCGAGCAAGGTGAACCCGACTAAGAAAGACGCAACGGTTTATGTCGCCGACATTTACGAAGGGCGCGGCATGAAAGGTGTTGCCCGCGGAACGGTTAAGTCCATCAGGGTTTTCGCTTATAAATTCGCTTACAACAGATCAAAGAGTAACAACGACGCCATGGGCGTAGAGTCGGCCTGGGACGTGAAACGCGTATTGGGTACCGTGCCCGTTTATGAGGACGGTTCGGCGATGTTTAAGATTCCGGCCAACACGGCAATCTCGTTGCAACCGCTTGACGAACACGGACAAGCCATGCAGGTAATGCGTAGCTGGCTGACAGCCATGCCAGGCGAGACGCTTTCTTGTATCGGTTGTCACGAAGACCAGAACACAGTTCCGGTACCAAAGAGAACCATCGCCTCTACCAAGAGTCCGGTGGAGATCACTCCATTCTACGGCGACGTTCGTCCGTTCTCTTTCGTCAACGAAGTACAGCCGGTACTCGACGCCAAGTGCGTGGGTTGCCACAACGGAAACGACCCTGAGCTTCCTAACTTCGCCGACAAATCCACTTTGCCTTACCGCAACGTAAGCCGCAGTTATTTCGATTTGCAGAAATTCGTTCGCCGTCCGGGCCCTGAGTCTGACCTGAACGTATTGACGCCGATGGACTTCCACGCCAGCACCAGTGAGTTGGTATCGAAGCTGAACAAAGGCCACCACAATGTGAAACTTACGCAAGAGGAACGCGATCGCCTTATCACTTGGATCGACCTTAACGTGCCTTACCACGCCGATTTCTTGGGTGTGACCGAATACCGTGGCAACAACCAGAAAGACCGCCGTGTAGAGTTGATGAAGGAAATCAACAACATGGAATACACCGCCGAGGTGGAGCTAGCCAAGGCCAACGCTGCCCGCGAAGCCCGCGGACCAATCGAGCCGATCTTGCCTGAACCGGTCCCGGCCCCTAAATACAAAAAGGTAAAAGCCCGTAACTGGCCGTTCGACACCTCCAAAGCCAAGGCCATGCAGGCCAAAGCCGGTTCCGAAACCAAGACTATCGACTTGGGCAACGGACAGAGTATCGAGCTGGTGAAAATCCCGGCCGGAGAGTTTGTAATGGGATCGGAAGACGTTGACGCCGAAGCCTTGCCTAAGACTCGCATAAAGGTTAAGAAATCATACTGGATGGCAAAATACGAGGTGAGCAACGGACAGGTGCGCGCGCTTTTGCCTGAGCACAACAGCCGTGTGATGGACCAGCACTGGAAAGACCATACGCGTCCGGGCTACGAAGCCAACCGAAACGACCAGCCGGCTATTCGTGTCACTTGGCAACAGGCCAATGAGTTCTGCGAACTTTTGAGCAAGAAAACAGGCCTGAAGGTAAAACTCCCTACGGAAGCGCAGTGGGAATGGGCATGTCGTGCCGGTAGCGACAGCGATATGGCATACGGCGATCCTACAGCCAACTTTACGGCATACGCCAACTTGGCCGACGAGAGCCTCCGCGATATGGCCGTAATGGGCGTTGATCCGAAACCGATCAGCCGTAAGCGCAGCGACTTCAAATTCCACGATTACCTTCCGAAGGTAGAGGGAATGGATGACGGTGCCATGTTGCAGTCAGTTCCCGGTAAATACAAGCCGAACGCTTGGGGCCTCTACGATATGCACGGTAACGTTGCGGAGTGGACCCGTTCGGATTATATCCCTTACCCGTACACCAACAAAGACGGTCGTAACGACGGCAACCTCAAAACAGCCAAGGTAATCCGCGGAGGTTCGTTTATGGAACGTCCGCGCGAAGCCGCCGCTGGCTACCGCAAAGGTTACCCGACGTGGCAGCAAGTCTACAACGTAGGCTTCCGTATCGTGATCGAAGAGTAA
- a CDS encoding YARHG domain-containing protein gives MDSEKIIRSAILLFFTLVTLSTKGQVYTIAEEDYENVSFTQEIHKDISKYVGVYTFGMSESETLLVINTHGNEVVAQIRSFEWIMDSNYKTNGYKHIFQTLSNVRIKNGRLISDELEGQFVNVKEKNFSGSALLTERVSYKEIVNLAFGFKSESLDDYYSGDYQFASYRLLSKEELMTYSKEELRIMRNEIFARYEYDFKSGGEMEKYFENQEWYNPNNKDVASLLTDFEIKNIKLIRSLE, from the coding sequence ATGGATTCTGAAAAAATAATAAGATCCGCGATTCTACTTTTTTTCACACTAGTAACACTCTCCACCAAAGGTCAAGTTTATACGATAGCGGAGGAGGATTATGAAAACGTATCGTTTACCCAGGAGATCCACAAAGATATATCGAAATATGTGGGCGTATATACGTTTGGCATGTCCGAATCAGAAACTCTTCTTGTGATAAACACGCACGGTAATGAGGTGGTCGCCCAAATCAGATCTTTTGAATGGATCATGGACAGTAACTATAAAACCAACGGTTACAAACATATTTTTCAAACTCTAAGCAATGTTAGAATTAAAAACGGACGACTAATCTCGGACGAACTGGAAGGGCAATTTGTCAACGTAAAAGAAAAAAACTTTAGTGGATCCGCACTTTTAACGGAACGAGTCTCCTATAAGGAAATCGTAAACCTTGCGTTTGGCTTTAAATCAGAGTCTCTCGACGATTATTATTCCGGTGATTATCAATTCGCTTCCTATCGTTTATTATCGAAGGAAGAACTTATGACCTATTCGAAAGAGGAACTTCGGATTATGAGAAACGAGATCTTCGCCCGGTATGAATATGATTTTAAATCGGGCGGAGAAATGGAAAAATATTTTGAAAACCAAGAATGGTATAACCCTAATAATAAAGATGTCGCCAGTCTTTTGACAGACTTTGAAATAAAGAACATCAAATTAATCCGATCCTTGGAGTAA
- a CDS encoding TolC family protein yields MKTLKRSYIQVLYFGLIFLLGSLSSCLVTKKFQAPEYDEPPLFSLDTLSGSGLRVGNYGWRAFFTDSLLRKFIDSTLQNNYDNQIAYERVLQAQSSFKQGKIGYIPTLSLSGQVEHQDLSSAFQFAPSEQYTLSGALSWEADIWGKITSAKRMLKAQFQQSVTAKKLMQTQLVAKTANAYYALIALKESRILLERTLVLRERGLISTIRLFDAGMSNQLAVEQARAQVESVRVMLEENKRSVTMATNTLIMLTGGSLQTMNLGTVEDQRTPETVDVGVPVEALRNRPDVQVSELAFRAAFENFNIAKASLYPTLTISAMGGFQSSEFDKWFTSSSLFNTLIGGLTQPIFMTRKLRTQKEIADSQRREALLDFQKTLLEASTELSNLMESYGAYQRSLLELRRQEEHLSRAFVIAEQLMEYGNATYLDILTAQEALLNVQLSLIQAESNRLQTLVGIYRAVGGGVE; encoded by the coding sequence ATGAAGACACTAAAGCGTTCGTATATACAAGTTCTGTATTTTGGGCTCATTTTCCTTTTGGGAAGCCTGTCTTCGTGTTTAGTCACAAAGAAATTCCAAGCGCCTGAATACGACGAGCCTCCTTTGTTTAGTCTGGACACCTTGAGCGGGTCAGGATTACGCGTCGGGAATTACGGCTGGCGAGCCTTTTTTACGGATTCCCTTCTGAGGAAATTTATAGACAGCACGCTTCAAAACAATTATGACAACCAGATCGCATACGAGAGGGTATTGCAGGCGCAAAGCTCCTTTAAGCAGGGTAAGATTGGATATATCCCAACGCTAAGTTTGAGCGGGCAAGTGGAACACCAAGATCTTTCGAGCGCTTTTCAGTTTGCGCCTAGCGAACAATATACCCTTTCCGGAGCGCTGAGTTGGGAAGCTGATATCTGGGGGAAAATAACCAGCGCCAAGCGAATGCTCAAAGCGCAGTTTCAGCAATCGGTGACGGCTAAAAAACTGATGCAAACCCAATTGGTAGCCAAAACGGCAAACGCTTACTATGCCTTAATAGCCCTGAAAGAAAGCCGTATTCTCCTTGAGCGAACTCTGGTTTTGCGTGAAAGAGGACTTATTTCAACGATCAGGCTTTTTGACGCCGGCATGTCAAATCAATTGGCCGTGGAGCAAGCGAGAGCCCAAGTGGAAAGCGTCCGGGTAATGCTGGAGGAAAACAAACGCAGCGTGACCATGGCCACGAATACCTTGATTATGCTTACCGGAGGTTCATTGCAGACTATGAACCTGGGAACGGTGGAAGACCAACGCACTCCCGAAACAGTGGATGTCGGAGTGCCGGTGGAAGCCTTGCGGAACAGGCCCGATGTACAGGTCTCGGAATTGGCGTTCCGGGCCGCATTTGAGAATTTCAATATCGCAAAAGCATCGTTATACCCGACCCTCACCATTTCGGCTATGGGCGGTTTCCAATCATCGGAGTTCGACAAGTGGTTTACGTCCAGTTCATTGTTCAATACGTTGATAGGAGGGCTCACGCAACCGATTTTTATGACCAGAAAATTGAGGACCCAGAAAGAGATCGCCGATTCTCAACGGAGAGAAGCCTTGCTGGATTTCCAAAAGACACTGCTCGAAGCCAGTACCGAATTAAGTAACTTGATGGAAAGTTATGGCGCTTATCAGCGGAGTTTGCTTGAATTGCGCCGTCAGGAGGAACACCTAAGCCGCGCGTTTGTTATCGCCGAACAGTTGATGGAGTACGGCAACGCCACCTATCTGGATATCCTGACCGCTCAGGAGGCGCTTTTGAATGTGCAATTATCATTGATTCAGGCCGAATCCAATCGCTTGCAAACACTTGTCGGGATTTATAGGGCCGTAGGCGGAGGCGTGGAATAG
- a CDS encoding efflux RND transporter permease subunit, producing the protein MFNRFIDRPVLSSVIAIITVVLGLIGIYTIPAAQYPDIAPPTVQVSTSYPGANAETMLKSVVSPIEEQVNGVEGMTYITSTASNTGSASIMVFFKQGTDPDIAAVNVQNRVARANSVLPTEVIRQGIITEKQENSALMYASVFTTNKEYDAVYLDNYINQNVLPELKRIEGVSNVSLFGRKEYSIRVWLDPAKLAVYEIEPSEIAQAIQEQSQEASPGAFGQNSGQAFEYVLKYKGRYNQVSEYENVVLRASEDGSFLYLKDVAEVKVGALSYSSVSRSDGNPAIIFGMFQTPGSNAQDINNAIVAKLEELKKDFPKGIDYVINYNTNTFLNASIHKVVKTLTEAFVLVFIVVFIFLQDFRSTLIPAISVPVSIIGTFFFLELLGFSMNLLTLFAMILAIGIVVDDAIVVVEAVHAKLEKGAKDANKASKEAMSEISGAIISITLVMGAVFVPVTFIKGPAGVFYKQFGMTLIVAIFISAVNALTLSPALCAIFLRSAAKEGISKKNRFFTAFNVAFEKVKSRYTGAVNKIIKLKWVTAVILVFCIAMLVWVNGRTPTGFVPSEDRGVIFINMELPLAASLDRTFAATEELREIIKGAYGVKNITFSSGVNFFSGAGSSYALGFITLTDWKSRLSKKGDINNIIKDLYIRASQVSDANIIFFTPPSVPGYGSADGFEMQLLDKTAGDLNAFDLVAKDFVGKLSSSPAISFASNSFNTGFPQYEVEIDVVGAKRAGISVNSIFGALQGFYGGFYVSDFNKFGKPYKVFMQSDPRYRKNEASLDQVFLTNAQGDMAPIDAFVSLKRVYGPQTLNRFNLFNSVTINGSSSPGYSSGDAIKVIRELAQGLPDNYDIAFSGITREEVANAGQAPIILALSVLFVFFFLSAQYESYFLPFAVLLSLPIGVSGAFLFTYLTGLENNIYFQIALVMLIGLLAKNAILIVEFARQRREEGLPIIEAAVEGAQERLRPILMTAFAFILGLLPLVFADGVGAHGNRSIGTGAAGGLFVGTVVGVFFIPALYVLCQWTQERLLKKKPQ; encoded by the coding sequence ATGTTCAATCGATTTATAGACCGTCCCGTTTTGTCGTCCGTGATCGCGATCATTACGGTGGTTCTTGGTCTTATCGGTATTTATACTATTCCGGCGGCCCAATACCCGGATATCGCCCCGCCGACAGTCCAGGTTTCGACCTCTTATCCGGGAGCGAACGCCGAGACAATGCTTAAAAGCGTGGTGAGCCCAATCGAAGAACAGGTAAACGGAGTGGAAGGGATGACTTACATTACTTCTACGGCCAGCAATACCGGAAGCGCTTCGATTATGGTTTTCTTCAAACAGGGAACGGACCCCGACATCGCGGCGGTGAACGTCCAAAACCGCGTGGCCAGAGCGAATTCGGTATTGCCCACCGAAGTGATCCGCCAAGGAATCATTACCGAAAAGCAGGAGAATTCGGCCTTGATGTACGCCTCTGTCTTCACTACAAATAAAGAATACGACGCCGTTTATCTGGATAATTATATCAACCAGAACGTTTTGCCGGAGTTGAAGCGGATCGAGGGCGTAAGTAATGTTTCCTTATTCGGCCGGAAAGAATATTCGATAAGAGTATGGCTGGACCCCGCCAAGTTGGCCGTTTATGAGATAGAACCTTCGGAAATAGCGCAAGCTATCCAGGAGCAAAGCCAAGAGGCGTCGCCGGGTGCCTTCGGGCAAAATTCGGGACAGGCGTTTGAGTATGTCTTGAAGTACAAAGGGCGTTATAATCAGGTATCGGAATACGAGAATGTTGTTTTGCGGGCGTCGGAAGACGGTTCGTTTTTATACCTGAAAGATGTCGCCGAAGTCAAGGTTGGGGCATTGTCCTATTCGTCCGTATCGCGGTCAGACGGAAACCCCGCCATAATTTTCGGTATGTTCCAGACGCCCGGGTCAAACGCCCAAGACATCAACAACGCCATTGTCGCCAAACTTGAGGAGCTGAAGAAGGATTTCCCCAAAGGCATAGACTATGTGATTAACTATAATACAAACACGTTTCTGAACGCTTCCATCCACAAGGTTGTAAAGACTTTGACCGAGGCGTTTGTCTTGGTGTTTATCGTGGTTTTCATATTCCTTCAGGATTTCCGGTCGACTCTGATTCCCGCCATTTCCGTCCCCGTGTCCATTATAGGTACCTTTTTCTTTCTGGAATTGCTGGGCTTTTCCATGAACCTGCTCACACTGTTCGCGATGATTTTGGCAATAGGAATCGTGGTGGATGACGCCATCGTAGTGGTCGAAGCCGTGCACGCCAAGCTGGAAAAAGGGGCCAAAGACGCGAATAAGGCTTCGAAAGAAGCGATGAGCGAGATTAGCGGAGCGATAATTTCCATAACCTTGGTGATGGGAGCGGTTTTCGTTCCGGTTACGTTTATCAAGGGGCCTGCGGGCGTGTTTTACAAACAGTTTGGTATGACGCTTATTGTCGCCATTTTTATTTCGGCCGTCAACGCCCTGACCCTGAGCCCCGCTTTGTGCGCCATCTTTTTGCGAAGCGCCGCAAAGGAAGGAATAAGCAAAAAGAATCGTTTTTTTACGGCTTTCAATGTCGCTTTCGAAAAGGTCAAAAGCCGTTATACCGGGGCCGTAAATAAGATTATAAAGTTGAAGTGGGTTACCGCCGTGATTTTGGTCTTTTGCATTGCTATGTTGGTATGGGTGAACGGACGGACGCCTACGGGTTTTGTGCCTTCGGAAGACCGTGGAGTCATTTTCATCAATATGGAATTGCCTTTGGCCGCTTCCCTCGACCGGACTTTTGCGGCTACTGAGGAATTGAGGGAAATAATAAAAGGCGCTTATGGCGTAAAGAATATCACGTTTAGCTCAGGCGTGAATTTCTTTTCGGGAGCGGGAAGTTCGTACGCTTTGGGTTTTATTACCCTTACTGATTGGAAGTCGAGGTTGAGCAAAAAGGGCGATATCAATAATATAATCAAGGATCTGTATATAAGGGCCAGTCAGGTTAGCGACGCCAATATTATCTTTTTTACTCCGCCTAGCGTTCCGGGCTATGGCAGCGCCGACGGTTTCGAGATGCAGTTACTGGACAAAACCGCCGGAGACCTAAACGCTTTCGACCTTGTGGCGAAGGATTTCGTGGGCAAGCTGTCCTCATCGCCGGCTATTTCTTTTGCCTCGAACTCATTCAACACCGGATTTCCCCAATACGAAGTGGAAATAGACGTGGTAGGCGCCAAACGGGCCGGAATAAGCGTCAACAGTATTTTCGGCGCTTTGCAGGGTTTCTACGGCGGATTTTATGTGTCGGATTTCAACAAGTTCGGCAAACCCTATAAGGTATTTATGCAGTCGGACCCCAGGTACCGTAAGAACGAGGCTTCTTTGGACCAGGTATTCCTGACCAACGCCCAAGGGGATATGGCCCCGATCGACGCGTTTGTTTCTTTGAAAAGAGTGTACGGCCCGCAGACACTGAACAGGTTCAACCTTTTCAACTCCGTAACCATAAACGGTTCTTCGTCGCCCGGTTACAGTTCGGGCGACGCCATCAAAGTCATAAGGGAATTGGCCCAAGGGCTTCCGGACAATTACGATATTGCTTTCAGTGGAATTACGCGAGAGGAAGTGGCCAACGCCGGGCAGGCGCCCATAATTCTGGCCTTGAGTGTCCTGTTTGTATTCTTCTTTCTTTCGGCCCAATATGAAAGTTACTTCCTGCCTTTCGCCGTTTTGCTTTCTTTGCCTATAGGCGTGTCGGGAGCGTTTCTGTTTACGTATTTGACCGGTTTGGAGAACAATATCTATTTCCAGATAGCGCTGGTGATGCTGATCGGGCTTTTGGCCAAAAACGCCATTCTGATAGTGGAATTCGCCCGCCAAAGACGGGAGGAAGGATTGCCTATTATAGAAGCCGCTGTGGAAGGCGCCCAAGAAAGGCTCCGTCCGATATTGATGACGGCTTTTGCTTTTATACTGGGTCTGTTGCCTTTGGTATTCGCCGACGGAGTGGGAGCGCACGGCAATAGGTCTATCGGCACAGGCGCCGCGGGAGGTCTCTTTGTGGGTACCGTTGTCGGGGTGTTTTTTATTCCGGCGCTTTATGTCCTTTGCCAATGGACTCAGGAACGCTTGCTAAAGAAGAAACCTCAGTGA
- a CDS encoding efflux RND transporter periplasmic adaptor subunit, translating to MYKCPPFLIFVAFAILQACSKKKEAPAQGAYQLSLPVITVTPADYVGYDAFPATVEGVRTVPVMAKVAGYIDSVWVDEGDYVRKGQRLFVQESNALGESVAAAFAAIKTAKANVETAKIEVERLTPLVREKVVGPVQLLTAEASLQASIATYEQAKRDYESQLAMVDYTEVLSPVDGVVGPITWREGTLVGPSSTNAVMSLSAIDSVYIYFALSEQRILRIMNAIEGKTLNKKVQDMPRVRFEMANGKFYGDLGDVRSTTSDVNPMTGSVRLRATFQNPDGLLRNGSTGKIHVPKPYKQVLAVPEVVTFETQDQKKIFVVGPQGKLEERVIKIAGIVPGFFIVDGGLKSGEKVLAKGIIKVRPGMSIKPIPVKADSIAKAVKTVFN from the coding sequence ATGTACAAGTGTCCTCCGTTTTTGATTTTTGTGGCTTTCGCAATACTACAAGCTTGTTCAAAGAAGAAAGAAGCGCCGGCGCAGGGGGCCTATCAGCTTTCCCTGCCCGTCATTACCGTTACTCCCGCCGATTATGTGGGTTACGACGCTTTTCCGGCTACGGTCGAGGGTGTTCGTACGGTTCCCGTAATGGCGAAAGTGGCGGGTTATATCGATTCGGTGTGGGTGGATGAGGGCGATTACGTTCGCAAAGGCCAACGTCTTTTTGTTCAGGAATCGAACGCTCTTGGCGAGAGTGTGGCCGCCGCTTTCGCCGCGATCAAAACGGCAAAAGCGAATGTGGAGACGGCAAAAATCGAAGTCGAACGCCTGACGCCTTTGGTGCGTGAAAAAGTCGTCGGGCCTGTGCAGTTGCTTACGGCGGAAGCCAGTTTGCAGGCCAGTATCGCCACTTATGAGCAGGCAAAACGAGACTACGAAAGCCAATTGGCGATGGTGGACTACACCGAAGTGCTAAGCCCTGTAGACGGGGTAGTCGGGCCGATAACTTGGCGGGAGGGGACTTTGGTCGGGCCCAGCTCCACGAATGCAGTGATGAGCCTAAGCGCAATCGATAGTGTATATATTTATTTCGCTTTGAGCGAACAGCGCATACTTAGAATTATGAACGCCATTGAGGGCAAAACGCTGAACAAAAAAGTTCAGGACATGCCTCGCGTACGTTTTGAGATGGCGAACGGAAAATTTTACGGCGATTTGGGAGACGTGCGATCGACCACGTCCGACGTAAACCCGATGACTGGATCGGTCCGGTTACGCGCGACGTTCCAAAACCCAGATGGCTTATTGCGCAACGGCAGCACGGGAAAAATACACGTTCCGAAACCCTACAAACAAGTACTGGCAGTTCCCGAGGTAGTGACTTTCGAAACCCAAGACCAAAAGAAAATATTTGTGGTTGGCCCGCAAGGGAAGTTGGAAGAGCGTGTGATAAAGATTGCCGGCATAGTTCCGGGTTTTTTTATAGTCGACGGGGGGCTGAAGTCAGGAGAGAAAGTTTTGGCCAAAGGGATCATCAAGGTGCGCCCGGGCATGAGCATCAAGCCTATTCCCGTAAAGGCCGACAGTATAGCGAAGGCCGTCAAGACCGTATTTAACTAA